Proteins encoded in a region of the Pelmatolapia mariae isolate MD_Pm_ZW linkage group LG6, Pm_UMD_F_2, whole genome shotgun sequence genome:
- the odad3 gene encoding coiled-coil domain-containing protein 151, protein MAVSGSVSDQKVELQRKIKLLEGEKTACYERTEATTRKQKEFIRQLRQENKNLRKQLAETKAPDEHIIKVAFKNRDMEGKAFCNSTVKEVNEMLNEGVLFKRKCINAVKHTNEVYQRRLNQLKMEYQRLKSESSSSKVSSDARTRKKKDDAMKLRALENDLEKTQFKCMEAKNIVVNYLKFKNHLHEESLTYKGQLDCLEAEILKQREEMNRLQIMNNDQQLSKEATKDELQKREELLYKDCKERARIIASYRKKVKECKAQAEKVDIRDQITLPEKPSGEAQHIITGIEEEDLKKISTFEEAFRRISETTGVTDIQEILECFNSQEETHQHLVKLKEENVKVLLQLKEEKELLSQQFEEIKYFRQAKHSSDQQALQESEQHLQTQQQKCDAAKERLDWLLKTLHTAQAGVEHLANKLQHISLNEDTVPEVDPDSDHFVLELMAQCEKKLLSLHKELQGKDVAGIMKELEKNKLYIRSEEKLSEYITRSKPSVDQAHDPLHDKNETDEGGAKVITREALKLQSQLIIDSNSKRKTKMKMLKKKGKL, encoded by the exons ATGGCGGTCAGTGGCAGCGTATCTGATCAGAAAGTGGAGCTTCAGCGTAAAATCAAACTTCTTG AGGGCGAAAAAACAGCATGTTATGAGAGGACTGAGGCCACCACCAGGAAGCAAAAAGAGTTCATCCGTCAGCTGAGGCAGGAGAACAAGAACCTGCGTAAACAGCTGGCAGAAACTAAGGCT CCTGATGAACATATAATCAAAGTGGCCTTTAAAAACAGAGATATGGAGGGGAAGGCCTTCTGCAACAGCACAGTGAAG GAGGTAAATGAAATGCTAAATGAAGGAGTGCTGTTCAAGAGGAAGTGTATCAAtgctgtaaaacacacaaatgaggTTTACCAGCGTCGCCTCAATCAGTTGAAGATGGAGTACCAGAGGCTGAaatcagagagcagcagcagtaaaGTATCCTCTGATGCTCGCACTCGGAAAAAAAAGGACGATGCCATG AAACTGCGGGCTCTGGAGAATGATCTGGAGAAAACCCAGTTTAAATGCATGGAAGCTAAGAACATCGTGGTTAACTATCTGAAATTCAAAAATCACTTACAT GAGGAGAGTCTCACTTACAAGGGCCAGTTGGACTGTCTGGAAGCAGAAATCCTGAAGCAAAGAGAGGAGATGAATAGGCTGCAGATCATGAATAATGACCAACAGCTCTCCAAAGAAGCTACTAAG GATGAGTTGCAGAAGCGGGAGGAGCTGCTTTACAAGGACTGTAAGGAGAGGGCGCGTATAATAGCAAGTTACAGGAAAAAGGTTAAGGAATGCAAGGCCCAGGCTGAAAAAGTCGATATAAGG GATCAGATAACTCTGCCAGAAAAACCAAGCGGTGAGGCCCAGCATATCATCACCGGAATTGAAGAAGAAGATTTGAAAAAAATTTCTACTTTTGAGGAGGCCTTCAGGCGCATCAGCGAGACCACAGGTGTCACAGACATACAG gaGATACTGGAGTGCTTTAACTCTCAGGAGGAGACACACCAGCATCTGGTGAAACTGAAGGAGGAGAATGTGAAAGTCCTGCTGCAGCTGAAGGAAGAGAAGGAGCTTCTGAGCCAACAGTTTGAGGAGATAAAATATTTTAGACAGGCTAAACACTCCAG TGACCAGCAGGCCCTGCAGGAGTCTGAGCAGCACCTGCAGACTCAGCAGCAGAAGTGTGATGCAGCCAAAGAGCGACTGGATTGGCTCTTGAAGACTCTTCACACTGCCCAAGCTGGAGTTGAGCACCTGGCCAACAAACTTCAACACATCTCACTG AATGAGGACACAGTTCCTGAAGTGGATCCAGATTCTGATCACTTTGTTCTGGAGCTGATGGCCCAGTGTGAGAAGAAATTATTGTCACTGCACAAAGAACTTCAGGGGAAGGATGTGGCTGGTATAATGAAGGAGCTGGAAAAAAACAAG TTGTACATAAGAAGTGAAGAAAAACTGTCAGAGTACATCACCAGATCCAAACCATCTGTGGATCAAGCACATGACCCCCTCCATGACA AGAATGAGACTGACGAGGGCGGAGCTAAGGTCATCACGCGTGAAGCGCTGAAGCTTCAGTCTCAGCTAATCATTGACTCCAACTCCAAGAGAAAGACCAAGATGAAGATGTTGAAGAAGAAGGGCAAGTTATAA
- the slc44a2 gene encoding choline transporter-like protein 2 isoform X3 — protein sequence MEMEEKNPDPKYGESRKFDPNFKGPIHNRGCTDVLCCILFILALLGYFAVGIIAWSQGDPRKVIYPTDSRGQFCGQAGTPLEKKPLLFYFNILKCASPLVLLEFQCPTTQLCVESCPNRHLTLIKAKVGNKDDQEYYKKYCKEGVNFTGLSPPAILKDGLCPAMLMPSKAFTRRCLPALATLKGGVVVVGNETTFDDGNSGTVNASDVLEASKKSNIAVEARQVAMRIFEDYTHSWHWILLGLVIAMVVSLIFIVLLRFLAGIMVWIMIILVILVIGYGIFHCYMEFASLKGEPGADVTIRDLGLQTDFSVYLQIRQTWLAFMIILAIVEFIIILLLIFLRKRIMIAIALIKEASRAVGHVMSSLFYPLLTFALLAVVIAYWAITAVFLSTSNEQVYKVFNTSDCPFSRETCDPKTFNSSNASLVCPDAVCLFAFYGGETLYHKYLILFQFYNVFLFFWCANFVTALGQVTLSGAFASYYWAFKKPEDIPAYPIFSSLGRALRYHTGSLAFGSLILSLVQVIRVLLEYLDHKLKGAQNKFAKFLLSCLKCCFWCLEKCIKFLNRNAYIMIAIYGKNFCTAARDAFFLLMRNIIRVAVLDKVTDFLLFLGKLLIVGIVGIFSFFFFSGRIKAVEQAAPSLNYYWVPILTVVVGSYLIAHGFFSVYAMCVDTLFLCFLEDLERNDGSQERPYFMSQDLLTLLKKSNENYKSMD from the exons CCTGGTCTCAGGGGGACCCCAGGAAAGTGATTTATCCCACAGACAGCAGAGGTCAGTTCTGCGGACAAGCTGGGACACCTCTGGA gaagaaaccactTCTGTTCTACTTCAACATCCTGAAATGTGCCAGCCCTCTTGTGCTGCTGGAGTTTCAGTGTCCCACCACACAG TTATGCGTGGAAAGCTGTCCTAATAGGCATCTTACATTGATAAAAGCCAAGGTAGGAAATAAAGATGACCAGGAATACTACAAAAAATACTGCAAGGAAGGCGTGAACTTCACTGGACTG AGTCCGCCAGCGATCCTTAAAGATGGCTTGTGCCCAGCTATGCTGATGCCCAGTAAAGCCT TCACGCGCCGGTGCCTTCCTGCTTTGGCAACATTAAAAGGTGGTGTTGTGGTGGTCGGCAACGAGACGACTTTCGATGATGGAAATAGTGGCACTGTCAATGCCAGTGATGTGCTGGAGGCATCAAA GAAGTCAAATATAGCTGTGGAAGCTCGTCAGGTCGCCATGAGAATCTTTGAGGACTACACTCATTCTTGGCATTGGATATTACT CGGTCTGGTGATAGCCATGGTCGTCAGCTTGATTTTCATCGTCCTGCTGCGATTCTTGGCTGGCATCATGGTCTGGATCATGATTATTTTGGTTATCCTAGTCATTGGTTATG GCATTTTCCACTGTTACATGGAGTTTGCCAGCTTGAAGGGTGAGCCTGGTGCTGATGTCACCATCCGTGACCTGGGCCTGCAGACGGACTTCTCTGTCTACCTGCAGATCAGGCAGACCTGGCTGGCTTTCA TGATTATCCTGGCTATTGTGGAGTTCATTATCATCCTGCTACTCATCTTCCTCAGGAAGAGAATAATGATTGCCATTGCCCTCATCAAAGAGGCCAGCAG AGCTGTTGGCCACGTTATGTCATCGCTGTTCTACCCACTGCTGACCTTTGCCCTTTTGGCTGTGGTGATCGCTTACTGGGCCATTACTGCTGT CTTCTTATCCACCTCTAATGAGCAGGTGTACAAAGTTTTCAACACCTCTGACTGCCCATTCTCACGAGAGACCTGTGACCCCAAG ACATTCAACTCCTCCAATGCATCACTTGTGTGTCCAGATGCAGTTTGCCTGTTTGCTTTTTATGGTGGTGAGACTCTCTACCATAAATACCTCATCCTCTTTCAGTTCTACAAcgtcttccttttcttttggtgTGCAAACTTTGTGACGGCCTTGGGCCAAGTCACTCTGTCTGGTGCATTTGCATCATATTACTGggccttcaagaagcctgagGATATCCCTGCCTACCCCATCTTCTCCTCTCTTGGAAGGGCCCTAAG ATACCACACAGGCTCTCTGGCGTTTGGCTCTCTCATCCTGTCTTTAGTCCAAGTTATCAGGGTCCTTCTGGAGTATCTGGATCACAAGTTAAAAG GTGCTCAAAACAAATTTGCTAAGTTTCTGCTAAGCTGCTTGAAGTGCTGCTTCTGGTGTCTGGAGAAATGTATCAAGTTCCTGAACAGAAATGCGTACATCATG ATTGCAATCTATGGAAAAAACTTCTGCACCGCAGCTCGAGATGCCTTTTTCCTTCTCATGAGAAACATTATTCG AGTGGCTGTTTTAGATAAAGTGACCGACTTCCTGCTGTTCCTTGGGAAGCTCCTTATTGTTGGCATTGTTG ggattttctcttttttcttcttctccggAAGAATCAAAGCTGTAGAGCAGGCTGCTCCATCTCTCAACTACTATTGGGTCCCAATACTG ACAGTGGTAGTGGGATCCTACCTCATCGCCCATGGCTTCTTCAGTGTGTATGCTATGTGTGTGGACACACTTTTCCTCTGCTTCT TGGAGGACCTGGAGCGCAATGATGGATCACAGGAGAGGCCGTATTTCATGTCACAGGACCTGCTCACACTCCTCAAGAAGTCTAATGAAAATTACAAATCAATGGACTAA
- the slc44a2 gene encoding choline transporter-like protein 2 isoform X1 has translation MEMEEKNPDPKYGESRKFDPNFKGPIHNRGCTDVLCCILFILALLGYFAVGIIAWSQGDPRKVIYPTDSRGQFCGQAGTPLEKKPLLFYFNILKCASPLVLLEFQCPTTQLCVESCPNRHLTLIKAKVGNKDDQEYYKKYCKEGVNFTGLSPPAILKDGLCPAMLMPSKAFTRRCLPALATLKGGVVVVGNETTFDDGNSGTVNASDVLEASKKSNIAVEARQVAMRIFEDYTHSWHWILLGLVIAMVVSLIFIVLLRFLAGIMVWIMIILVILVIGYGIFHCYMEFASLKGEPGADVTIRDLGLQTDFSVYLQIRQTWLAFMIILAIVEFIIILLLIFLRKRIMIAIALIKEASRAVGHVMSSLFYPLLTFALLAVVIAYWAITAVFLSTSNEQVYKVFNTSDCPFSRETCDPKTFNSSNASLVCPDAVCLFAFYGGETLYHKYLILFQFYNVFLFFWCANFVTALGQVTLSGAFASYYWAFKKPEDIPAYPIFSSLGRALRYHTGSLAFGSLILSLVQVIRVLLEYLDHKLKGAQNKFAKFLLSCLKCCFWCLEKCIKFLNRNAYIMIAIYGKNFCTAARDAFFLLMRNIIRVAVLDKVTDFLLFLGKLLIVGIVGIFSFFFFSGRIKAVEQAAPSLNYYWVPILTVVVGSYLIAHGFFSVYAMCVDTLFLCFCEDLERNDGSSERPYFMSPELHDILSKSKPVEEDRNGVEQADAAKQVDEVKVEEETPLQQQDGEIQLKEQTKLKGENEEEQALQSKIDADESKEEKTEEQKISLEDETERKEEPEVKEMSEKQELKTKEKVEEVSAAPVEAEKEETGEKNEKKEETKEEKPSGPQE, from the exons CCTGGTCTCAGGGGGACCCCAGGAAAGTGATTTATCCCACAGACAGCAGAGGTCAGTTCTGCGGACAAGCTGGGACACCTCTGGA gaagaaaccactTCTGTTCTACTTCAACATCCTGAAATGTGCCAGCCCTCTTGTGCTGCTGGAGTTTCAGTGTCCCACCACACAG TTATGCGTGGAAAGCTGTCCTAATAGGCATCTTACATTGATAAAAGCCAAGGTAGGAAATAAAGATGACCAGGAATACTACAAAAAATACTGCAAGGAAGGCGTGAACTTCACTGGACTG AGTCCGCCAGCGATCCTTAAAGATGGCTTGTGCCCAGCTATGCTGATGCCCAGTAAAGCCT TCACGCGCCGGTGCCTTCCTGCTTTGGCAACATTAAAAGGTGGTGTTGTGGTGGTCGGCAACGAGACGACTTTCGATGATGGAAATAGTGGCACTGTCAATGCCAGTGATGTGCTGGAGGCATCAAA GAAGTCAAATATAGCTGTGGAAGCTCGTCAGGTCGCCATGAGAATCTTTGAGGACTACACTCATTCTTGGCATTGGATATTACT CGGTCTGGTGATAGCCATGGTCGTCAGCTTGATTTTCATCGTCCTGCTGCGATTCTTGGCTGGCATCATGGTCTGGATCATGATTATTTTGGTTATCCTAGTCATTGGTTATG GCATTTTCCACTGTTACATGGAGTTTGCCAGCTTGAAGGGTGAGCCTGGTGCTGATGTCACCATCCGTGACCTGGGCCTGCAGACGGACTTCTCTGTCTACCTGCAGATCAGGCAGACCTGGCTGGCTTTCA TGATTATCCTGGCTATTGTGGAGTTCATTATCATCCTGCTACTCATCTTCCTCAGGAAGAGAATAATGATTGCCATTGCCCTCATCAAAGAGGCCAGCAG AGCTGTTGGCCACGTTATGTCATCGCTGTTCTACCCACTGCTGACCTTTGCCCTTTTGGCTGTGGTGATCGCTTACTGGGCCATTACTGCTGT CTTCTTATCCACCTCTAATGAGCAGGTGTACAAAGTTTTCAACACCTCTGACTGCCCATTCTCACGAGAGACCTGTGACCCCAAG ACATTCAACTCCTCCAATGCATCACTTGTGTGTCCAGATGCAGTTTGCCTGTTTGCTTTTTATGGTGGTGAGACTCTCTACCATAAATACCTCATCCTCTTTCAGTTCTACAAcgtcttccttttcttttggtgTGCAAACTTTGTGACGGCCTTGGGCCAAGTCACTCTGTCTGGTGCATTTGCATCATATTACTGggccttcaagaagcctgagGATATCCCTGCCTACCCCATCTTCTCCTCTCTTGGAAGGGCCCTAAG ATACCACACAGGCTCTCTGGCGTTTGGCTCTCTCATCCTGTCTTTAGTCCAAGTTATCAGGGTCCTTCTGGAGTATCTGGATCACAAGTTAAAAG GTGCTCAAAACAAATTTGCTAAGTTTCTGCTAAGCTGCTTGAAGTGCTGCTTCTGGTGTCTGGAGAAATGTATCAAGTTCCTGAACAGAAATGCGTACATCATG ATTGCAATCTATGGAAAAAACTTCTGCACCGCAGCTCGAGATGCCTTTTTCCTTCTCATGAGAAACATTATTCG AGTGGCTGTTTTAGATAAAGTGACCGACTTCCTGCTGTTCCTTGGGAAGCTCCTTATTGTTGGCATTGTTG ggattttctcttttttcttcttctccggAAGAATCAAAGCTGTAGAGCAGGCTGCTCCATCTCTCAACTACTATTGGGTCCCAATACTG ACAGTGGTAGTGGGATCCTACCTCATCGCCCATGGCTTCTTCAGTGTGTATGCTATGTGTGTGGACACACTTTTCCTCTGCTTCT GTGAGGACTTGGAAAGAAATGACGGCTCTTCTGAAAGGCCTTACTTCATGTCCCCTGAGCTGCATGATATCCTCTCCAAATCAAAGCCAGTGGAGGAAGATCGCAATGGTGTTGAGCAGGCGGATGCTGCGAAACAAGTGGACGAAGTTAAAGTGGAGGAGGAAACACCTCTTCAGCAGCAGGATGGAGAAATACAGCTGAAAGAACAGACAAAGCTGAAGGGGGAAAATGAGGAGGAGCAGGCTTTGCAGTCAAAGATAGATGCTGACGAATCAAAAGAAGAGAAGACGGAGGAACAAAAGATCAGTCTGGAAGATGAGactgaaaggaaagaagaaCCAGAAGTGAAAGAGATGTCAGAAAAGCAGGAGTTGAAAACGAAGGAAAAGGTGGAGGAGGTGTCCGCTGCACCTGTGGAGGCAGAGAAAGAGGAGACTGGTGAAaagaatgagaaaaaagaggagaCTAAGGAAGAAAAACCTTCTGGACCACAGGAGTag
- the slc44a2 gene encoding choline transporter-like protein 2 isoform X2, with protein sequence MTKYDGKGESRKFDPNFKGPIHNRGCTDVLCCILFILALLGYFAVGIIAWSQGDPRKVIYPTDSRGQFCGQAGTPLEKKPLLFYFNILKCASPLVLLEFQCPTTQLCVESCPNRHLTLIKAKVGNKDDQEYYKKYCKEGVNFTGLSPPAILKDGLCPAMLMPSKAFTRRCLPALATLKGGVVVVGNETTFDDGNSGTVNASDVLEASKKSNIAVEARQVAMRIFEDYTHSWHWILLGLVIAMVVSLIFIVLLRFLAGIMVWIMIILVILVIGYGIFHCYMEFASLKGEPGADVTIRDLGLQTDFSVYLQIRQTWLAFMIILAIVEFIIILLLIFLRKRIMIAIALIKEASRAVGHVMSSLFYPLLTFALLAVVIAYWAITAVFLSTSNEQVYKVFNTSDCPFSRETCDPKTFNSSNASLVCPDAVCLFAFYGGETLYHKYLILFQFYNVFLFFWCANFVTALGQVTLSGAFASYYWAFKKPEDIPAYPIFSSLGRALRYHTGSLAFGSLILSLVQVIRVLLEYLDHKLKGAQNKFAKFLLSCLKCCFWCLEKCIKFLNRNAYIMIAIYGKNFCTAARDAFFLLMRNIIRVAVLDKVTDFLLFLGKLLIVGIVGIFSFFFFSGRIKAVEQAAPSLNYYWVPILTVVVGSYLIAHGFFSVYAMCVDTLFLCFCEDLERNDGSSERPYFMSPELHDILSKSKPVEEDRNGVEQADAAKQVDEVKVEEETPLQQQDGEIQLKEQTKLKGENEEEQALQSKIDADESKEEKTEEQKISLEDETERKEEPEVKEMSEKQELKTKEKVEEVSAAPVEAEKEETGEKNEKKEETKEEKPSGPQE encoded by the exons CCTGGTCTCAGGGGGACCCCAGGAAAGTGATTTATCCCACAGACAGCAGAGGTCAGTTCTGCGGACAAGCTGGGACACCTCTGGA gaagaaaccactTCTGTTCTACTTCAACATCCTGAAATGTGCCAGCCCTCTTGTGCTGCTGGAGTTTCAGTGTCCCACCACACAG TTATGCGTGGAAAGCTGTCCTAATAGGCATCTTACATTGATAAAAGCCAAGGTAGGAAATAAAGATGACCAGGAATACTACAAAAAATACTGCAAGGAAGGCGTGAACTTCACTGGACTG AGTCCGCCAGCGATCCTTAAAGATGGCTTGTGCCCAGCTATGCTGATGCCCAGTAAAGCCT TCACGCGCCGGTGCCTTCCTGCTTTGGCAACATTAAAAGGTGGTGTTGTGGTGGTCGGCAACGAGACGACTTTCGATGATGGAAATAGTGGCACTGTCAATGCCAGTGATGTGCTGGAGGCATCAAA GAAGTCAAATATAGCTGTGGAAGCTCGTCAGGTCGCCATGAGAATCTTTGAGGACTACACTCATTCTTGGCATTGGATATTACT CGGTCTGGTGATAGCCATGGTCGTCAGCTTGATTTTCATCGTCCTGCTGCGATTCTTGGCTGGCATCATGGTCTGGATCATGATTATTTTGGTTATCCTAGTCATTGGTTATG GCATTTTCCACTGTTACATGGAGTTTGCCAGCTTGAAGGGTGAGCCTGGTGCTGATGTCACCATCCGTGACCTGGGCCTGCAGACGGACTTCTCTGTCTACCTGCAGATCAGGCAGACCTGGCTGGCTTTCA TGATTATCCTGGCTATTGTGGAGTTCATTATCATCCTGCTACTCATCTTCCTCAGGAAGAGAATAATGATTGCCATTGCCCTCATCAAAGAGGCCAGCAG AGCTGTTGGCCACGTTATGTCATCGCTGTTCTACCCACTGCTGACCTTTGCCCTTTTGGCTGTGGTGATCGCTTACTGGGCCATTACTGCTGT CTTCTTATCCACCTCTAATGAGCAGGTGTACAAAGTTTTCAACACCTCTGACTGCCCATTCTCACGAGAGACCTGTGACCCCAAG ACATTCAACTCCTCCAATGCATCACTTGTGTGTCCAGATGCAGTTTGCCTGTTTGCTTTTTATGGTGGTGAGACTCTCTACCATAAATACCTCATCCTCTTTCAGTTCTACAAcgtcttccttttcttttggtgTGCAAACTTTGTGACGGCCTTGGGCCAAGTCACTCTGTCTGGTGCATTTGCATCATATTACTGggccttcaagaagcctgagGATATCCCTGCCTACCCCATCTTCTCCTCTCTTGGAAGGGCCCTAAG ATACCACACAGGCTCTCTGGCGTTTGGCTCTCTCATCCTGTCTTTAGTCCAAGTTATCAGGGTCCTTCTGGAGTATCTGGATCACAAGTTAAAAG GTGCTCAAAACAAATTTGCTAAGTTTCTGCTAAGCTGCTTGAAGTGCTGCTTCTGGTGTCTGGAGAAATGTATCAAGTTCCTGAACAGAAATGCGTACATCATG ATTGCAATCTATGGAAAAAACTTCTGCACCGCAGCTCGAGATGCCTTTTTCCTTCTCATGAGAAACATTATTCG AGTGGCTGTTTTAGATAAAGTGACCGACTTCCTGCTGTTCCTTGGGAAGCTCCTTATTGTTGGCATTGTTG ggattttctcttttttcttcttctccggAAGAATCAAAGCTGTAGAGCAGGCTGCTCCATCTCTCAACTACTATTGGGTCCCAATACTG ACAGTGGTAGTGGGATCCTACCTCATCGCCCATGGCTTCTTCAGTGTGTATGCTATGTGTGTGGACACACTTTTCCTCTGCTTCT GTGAGGACTTGGAAAGAAATGACGGCTCTTCTGAAAGGCCTTACTTCATGTCCCCTGAGCTGCATGATATCCTCTCCAAATCAAAGCCAGTGGAGGAAGATCGCAATGGTGTTGAGCAGGCGGATGCTGCGAAACAAGTGGACGAAGTTAAAGTGGAGGAGGAAACACCTCTTCAGCAGCAGGATGGAGAAATACAGCTGAAAGAACAGACAAAGCTGAAGGGGGAAAATGAGGAGGAGCAGGCTTTGCAGTCAAAGATAGATGCTGACGAATCAAAAGAAGAGAAGACGGAGGAACAAAAGATCAGTCTGGAAGATGAGactgaaaggaaagaagaaCCAGAAGTGAAAGAGATGTCAGAAAAGCAGGAGTTGAAAACGAAGGAAAAGGTGGAGGAGGTGTCCGCTGCACCTGTGGAGGCAGAGAAAGAGGAGACTGGTGAAaagaatgagaaaaaagaggagaCTAAGGAAGAAAAACCTTCTGGACCACAGGAGTag